In one Heteronotia binoei isolate CCM8104 ecotype False Entrance Well chromosome 1, APGP_CSIRO_Hbin_v1, whole genome shotgun sequence genomic region, the following are encoded:
- the PHF10 gene encoding PHD finger protein 10 isoform X2: MVFRSALPWPAAATMAAVLSPRVCDSDPATPGAQSLKDDTEENSNDGSQPSKRRRMGSGDSSRSCETSSQDLSFSYFPAENLIEYKWPPDETGEYYMLQEQVSEYLGVTSFKRKYPERRDLSHKEKLYLRELNVITETQCTLGLTALRSDEVIDLMIKEYPAKHAEYSVILQEKERQRITDHYKEYSQMQQQNTQKVEASKVPEYIKKAAKKAAEFNSNLNRERMEERRAYFDLQTHVIQVPQGKYKILPTERTKVSPYPVALIPGQFQEYYKRYSPDELRYLPLNTALYEPPLDPELPALDSDGDSDDVEERGDEKRKIKGNSDNSSGNVSEGECSPESQEELFQGRQKTREKNSTPRKEGSKRSVSKSVPGYKPKAIPNAICGICLKGKESNKKGKTEALIHCSQCDNSGHPSCLDMSAELVAIIKTYPWQCMECKTCIICGQPHHEEEMMFCDVCDRGYHTFCVGLGAIPSGRWICDCCERQPPIPRGRGRRGKNSKEG, from the exons ATGGTCTTTCGCTCCGCCCTTCCGTGGCCGGCGGCGGCGACGATGGCGGCTGTTTTGTCCCCTCGGGTGTGTGACAGCGACCCGGCCACGCCTGGAGCCCAATCTTTAAAG GATGACACAGAAGAAAATTCAAATGATGGCAGCCAACCATCTAAAAGACGACGAATGGGCTCTGGGGACAGCTCACGAAGCTGTGAAACCTCAAGTCAAGATCTTAG ctttagCTACTTTCCAGCTGAAAATCTTATAGAATACAAATGGCCACCTGATGAAACTGGAGAATACTACATGCTTCAAGAACAAGTCAGCGAATACTTGGGTGTGACCTCCTTTAAGCGAAAATATCCAG aaagACGCGATTTATCTCACAAAGAGAAACTCTACCTCAGAGAGCTAAATGTGATTACAGAAACACAGTGCACCTTAG GTCTAACAGCCTTACGTAGTGATGAAGTAATTGATCTAATGATTAAAGAATACCCTGCCAAACATGCTGAATATTCTGTTATACTTCAAGAAAAAGAACGTCAGCGAATAACAGATCACTATAAAGAGTATTCT CAAATGCAACAGCAGAACACTCAAAAAGTTGAAGCAAGTAAAGTTCCAGAATATATTAAGAAAGCTGCCAAGAAAGCTGCTGAGTTTAACAGCAACTTAAACCGTGAACGAATGGAAGAAAGAAGGGCCTATTTTGATTTACAGACACAT GTTATTCAGGTCCCTCAAGGGAAATATAAAATCTTACCAACTGAACGGACAAAAGTTAGCCCTTATCCAGTGGCTCTTATCCCCGGCCAGTTTCAAGAGTACTACAAAAG ATATTCCCCAGATGAGCTTCGATATTTGCCGCTAAATACAGCTCTGTATGAGCCTCCTTTAGATCCAGAGCTACCTGCATTGGATAGTGATGGAGATTCTGATGATGTGGAAGAGCGAGGTGATGAGAAGCGTAAAATCAAAGGCAACTCG gACAACTCATCTGGCAATGTATCTGAAGGAGAATGCTCCCCTGAAAGCCAGGAGGAATTATTTCAGGGAAGACAAAAAACAAGGGAGAAGAACTCTACTCCAAGAAAAGAAGGCTCCAAACGTTCTGTATCCAAATCAGTTCCTGGGTACAAG CCAAAGGCCATTCCAAATGCTATATGTGGAATTTGTCTGAAGGGTAAGGAGTCCAACAAGAAAGGGAAGACAGAAGCACTTATACACTGCTCCCAGTGTGATAACAGTG GCCACCCCTCCTGTCTGGACATGTCTGCAGAGCTTGTTGCCATAATTAAGACCTACCCTTGGCAATGTATGGAGTGTAAAACATGCATTATATGTGGACAGCCTCATCATGAGGAAGAAATGATGTTCTGTGATGTGTGTGACCGTGGCTATCATACATTTTGTGTGGGGCTTGGTGCTATACCCTCAG GTCGCTGGATTTGTGACTGTTGTGAAAGGCAGCCTCCAATTCCCAGGGGtagaggaagaagagggaagaaCAGTAAAGAAGGCTAA
- the PHF10 gene encoding PHD finger protein 10 isoform X1: MVFRSALPWPAAATMAAVLSPRVCDSDPATPGAQSLKDDTEENSNDGSQPSKRRRMGSGDSSRSCETSSQDLSFSYFPAENLIEYKWPPDETGEYYMLQEQVSEYLGVTSFKRKYPDLERRDLSHKEKLYLRELNVITETQCTLGLTALRSDEVIDLMIKEYPAKHAEYSVILQEKERQRITDHYKEYSQMQQQNTQKVEASKVPEYIKKAAKKAAEFNSNLNRERMEERRAYFDLQTHVIQVPQGKYKILPTERTKVSPYPVALIPGQFQEYYKRYSPDELRYLPLNTALYEPPLDPELPALDSDGDSDDVEERGDEKRKIKGNSDNSSGNVSEGECSPESQEELFQGRQKTREKNSTPRKEGSKRSVSKSVPGYKPKAIPNAICGICLKGKESNKKGKTEALIHCSQCDNSGHPSCLDMSAELVAIIKTYPWQCMECKTCIICGQPHHEEEMMFCDVCDRGYHTFCVGLGAIPSGRWICDCCERQPPIPRGRGRRGKNSKEG, encoded by the exons ATGGTCTTTCGCTCCGCCCTTCCGTGGCCGGCGGCGGCGACGATGGCGGCTGTTTTGTCCCCTCGGGTGTGTGACAGCGACCCGGCCACGCCTGGAGCCCAATCTTTAAAG GATGACACAGAAGAAAATTCAAATGATGGCAGCCAACCATCTAAAAGACGACGAATGGGCTCTGGGGACAGCTCACGAAGCTGTGAAACCTCAAGTCAAGATCTTAG ctttagCTACTTTCCAGCTGAAAATCTTATAGAATACAAATGGCCACCTGATGAAACTGGAGAATACTACATGCTTCAAGAACAAGTCAGCGAATACTTGGGTGTGACCTCCTTTAAGCGAAAATATCCAG atttagaaagACGCGATTTATCTCACAAAGAGAAACTCTACCTCAGAGAGCTAAATGTGATTACAGAAACACAGTGCACCTTAG GTCTAACAGCCTTACGTAGTGATGAAGTAATTGATCTAATGATTAAAGAATACCCTGCCAAACATGCTGAATATTCTGTTATACTTCAAGAAAAAGAACGTCAGCGAATAACAGATCACTATAAAGAGTATTCT CAAATGCAACAGCAGAACACTCAAAAAGTTGAAGCAAGTAAAGTTCCAGAATATATTAAGAAAGCTGCCAAGAAAGCTGCTGAGTTTAACAGCAACTTAAACCGTGAACGAATGGAAGAAAGAAGGGCCTATTTTGATTTACAGACACAT GTTATTCAGGTCCCTCAAGGGAAATATAAAATCTTACCAACTGAACGGACAAAAGTTAGCCCTTATCCAGTGGCTCTTATCCCCGGCCAGTTTCAAGAGTACTACAAAAG ATATTCCCCAGATGAGCTTCGATATTTGCCGCTAAATACAGCTCTGTATGAGCCTCCTTTAGATCCAGAGCTACCTGCATTGGATAGTGATGGAGATTCTGATGATGTGGAAGAGCGAGGTGATGAGAAGCGTAAAATCAAAGGCAACTCG gACAACTCATCTGGCAATGTATCTGAAGGAGAATGCTCCCCTGAAAGCCAGGAGGAATTATTTCAGGGAAGACAAAAAACAAGGGAGAAGAACTCTACTCCAAGAAAAGAAGGCTCCAAACGTTCTGTATCCAAATCAGTTCCTGGGTACAAG CCAAAGGCCATTCCAAATGCTATATGTGGAATTTGTCTGAAGGGTAAGGAGTCCAACAAGAAAGGGAAGACAGAAGCACTTATACACTGCTCCCAGTGTGATAACAGTG GCCACCCCTCCTGTCTGGACATGTCTGCAGAGCTTGTTGCCATAATTAAGACCTACCCTTGGCAATGTATGGAGTGTAAAACATGCATTATATGTGGACAGCCTCATCATGAGGAAGAAATGATGTTCTGTGATGTGTGTGACCGTGGCTATCATACATTTTGTGTGGGGCTTGGTGCTATACCCTCAG GTCGCTGGATTTGTGACTGTTGTGAAAGGCAGCCTCCAATTCCCAGGGGtagaggaagaagagggaagaaCAGTAAAGAAGGCTAA